Proteins from one Triticum aestivum cultivar Chinese Spring chromosome 7A, IWGSC CS RefSeq v2.1, whole genome shotgun sequence genomic window:
- the LOC123147584 gene encoding fructokinase-2: MAPLGDAVTPAAAAAAPGLVVSFGEMLIDFVPDVAGVSLAESGGFVKAPGGAPANVACAISKLGGSSAFIGKFGDDEFGHMLVEILKQNGVNAEGCLFDQHARTALAFVTLKSNGEREFMFYRNPSADMLLTEAELNLDLIRRARIFHYGSISLITEPCRSAHVAAMRAAKSAGILCSYDPNVRLPLWPSAQAARDGIMSIWKEADFIKVSDEEVAFLTQGDATDEKNVLSLWFEGLKLLIVTDGEKGCRYFTKDFKGSVPGYSVNTVDTTGAGDAFVGSLLVSVSKDDSIFCNEAKLREVLQFSNACGAICTTKKGAIPALPTTATALELISKGSN; the protein is encoded by the exons ATGGCTCCTCTCGGTGACGCTGTTACccccgcggcggccgccgccgcccctggccTCGTCGTCTCTTTCGGCGAGATGCTGATCGACTTCGTGCCTGACGTTGCCGGCGTTTCCCTCGCCGAGTCCGGCGGTTTCGTCAAGGCCCCCGGCGGCGCCCCCGCCAACGTCGCCTGCGCCATCTCCAAGCTCGGCGGCTCCTCCGCCTTCATCGGAAAG tttggcgacgacgagttcggccaCATGCTGGTGGAGATCCTGAAGCAGAACGGCGTGAACGCCGAGGGCTGCCTGTTCGACCAGCACGCGCGCACCGCGCTGGCCTTCGTCACGCTCAAGTCTAACGGCGAGCGCGAGTTCATGTTCTACCGCAACCCGTCGGCCGACATGCTGCTCACCGAGGCTGAGCTCAACTTGGACCTGATCCGCCGCGCCCGCATCTTTCACTACGGCTCCATCTCGCTCATCACCGAGCCCTGCCGCTCGGCCCACGTCGCCGCCATGCGTGCCGCCAAGTCGGCCGGCATCCTTTGCTCGTACGACCCCAACGTGCGCCTGCCGCTCTGGCCCTCTGCGCAGGCCGCCCGTGACGGCATCATGAGCATCTGGAAAGAGGCTGACTTCATCAAGGTGAGCGACGAGGAGGTGGCCTTCCTCACCCAGGGCGACGCCACTGACGAGAAGAACGTGCTCTCCCTCTGGTTCGAGGGCCTCAAGCTGCTCATCGTCACCGATGGTGAGAAGGGGTGCAGGTACTTCACCAAGGACTTCAAGGGCTCGGTGCCCGGCTACTCTGTCAACACCGTGGACACCACCGGCGCCGGCGACGCCTTCGTCGGCTCCCTCCTCGTCAGCGTCTCCAAGGACGACTCCATCTTCTGC AATGAGGCCAAGCTGAGGGAGGTGCTGCAGTTCTCGAACGCTTGCGGCGCCATCTGCACCACCAAGAAGGGAGCCATCCCGGCGCtgcccaccaccgccaccgccctgGAGCTCATCAGCAAGGGCAGCAACTAG